DNA sequence from the Hoylesella buccalis ATCC 35310 genome:
CAATTCACAGATTGGTGTGCCTCTTTCGGTTTGGTTGATGAATGAACAAACGCAGGTTGGCGTGTTCGAAGCGGGAATCAGTAAGCCAGGGGAGATGAGTGCTTTGCGTGACATCATACAACCCACCATTGCCGTGTTGACCAACCTTGGCGACGCGCATCAAGAGAATTTCGGACTCATCGAGGATAAATGTCGTGAAAAACTCGTCCTCTTCCACGATGCTGAAACCCTGGTTTATCCAGCTGACGATGAAATTATCAGCAAGGTTATCACTGAATACGACTATCCTGGTGAACGACTTTATTGGTCGATGAAGGACAAAGAGGCACCGTTCTTTGTGAAATTTGTCGAGAAGAAAGAAACCATGACGACAGTCACCTATATATATAAAGGTAAGGAAGATTGGTATTCACTGCCGTTCATCGATGAGGCTTCTGTGGTCAATTCCATTGTCTGCGCCATCGTGTCACTACACTTGGGTGTAACACCAGACGTGCTGGATCAACGCATGCAGCAAATAGAACCAGTAGCTATGCGACTTGAAGTGAAAGAGGGACAGCATGGATGTACACTCATCAACGACTCCTACAACTCGGACATCAATTCACTGGACATCGCACTCGACTTCATGAATCGTCGCCCTGACCATCAAGGGCGTAGCCGAACGTTGGTCTTGAGCGACATTGATCAGAGCGGACGAGAGGCTTCTGAACTGTACAGAGAGGTTTCTAACTTTGCCGTAAAGCGTGGTGTGACCAAGTTGATTGGTATCGGTCCGCAGCTTACTGAGCAGCAAGATGCTATCAAGGTAACGCAGAAGTATTTCTTTCCAACGGTAGAAGCTTTTATCAAGAGTGGCGTATTCCACGCGCTGCGCGATGAGGTGATCCTGCTGAAGGGAGCCCGCAGGTTTGGATTTGACAGGCTTAGCGAGTTGCTTGAGCAGAAAGTGCATGAGACAATCCTTGAGGTGAACCTCAATGCGGTGGTCGACAACCTGAATCATTTCCGTTCATTCTTGAAGCAGTCCACGAAGTTGGTCTGCATGATCAAGGCAGATGCTTACGGAGCGGGTGCGGTAGAGATAGCCAAGACGCTGCAAGACCATCGTGTGGATTATCTGGCTGTGGCAGTTGCCGATGAAGGTGTGACACTCAGAAAGAATGGCATCACGGCCAATATCATGGTGATGAACCCAGAAATGAGTTCGTTTAAAACGCTTTTCGATTACGACTTGGAACCTGAAGTGTACTCGTTCCGCTTACTGGAAGCACTCATCAAGGCTGCCGAGAAAGAGGGTATCACCGACTATCCTGTGCATATCAAACTTGATACGGGCATGCATCGGCTTGGGTTTGACCCCACTAATGACATAGAGCGTTTGATAGAACGTTTGAAACATCAAGACGCCATCATTCCCCGTTCGGTATTTTCGCATTTTGTAGGGTCGGATAGCGATGACTTTGACGACTTCTCCGCACAGCAGTTTGCATTGTTTGATAAGGCAAGTAAACAGTTGCAAGCCGCTTTTCAACACAAGATTTTGCGCCACATGGACAACTCTGCCGGTATTGAACATTTCCCCGAGCGACAGCTGGATATGTGCCGGTTGGGCTTAGGACTGTATGGCATCGATCCTCGAAACAACCAAGTAATCAATCACATCAGTACCTTAAAAACCACAATCCTGCAAATGCGCATGGTAAAAGCTGGCGATACGGTAGGTTATAGTCGAAAGGGAACGATTGAACACGATAGCATGATTGCAGCCATTCCTATCGGTTATGCCGACGGACTGAACCGACGTTTGGGCAATCGACATGGCTATTGTTTGGTCAATGGGCAGCGTGCCTACTATGTGGGTAACATTTGTATGGACGTGGCCATGATCGACGTGACGGGAATTGATTGCAAGGAAGGCGACCAAGTAGAGATTTTTGGCGACCATCTGCCTGTGACCGTACTCTCAGACACGCTCGAAACCATCCCTTACGAGGTGCTTACAGGGGTGAGCAACAGGGTGAAGCGGGTGTATTATCAAGATTGATGAATAAGTTATGAATAAGTTGAAGTCAAGGAAGGCTTCAACTTTTTTGCTACACGATAAGAGAAATGAAGCCATGAACACTCGGTGTTTAAAGTTCTTCGTTTCTCTTGTACTGTTTGTTAAGCCGATTATCTTGGCAGTATCAGAGGCACTCTTCATGTATGGATAGCCACTCATTCTCAATTCTTCAGCGATGGTTTCTCCGTGGCCGAATAGTTGATACGTAGGGCGTTAGCCTTTCTTAGTGCCAGCTTCACCTCGTTTAATGTACTCATTCGCACATGTCTGTCGGCTTTAATAGATACAGTCATCTGTTGCAAGTCTTCGGGTGACATGCGATGACGCTCCTCGGTGATGTAGTCCACAAGGTCATCAGGTGTGACAAACTTGTCATTCAATTGGATGCGGACATTTCTTTCATTGGCCGTCCCACTAGTAGAAAGGGGAACGCCAATGTAGACATACAATACGGCCGACTTCTTGGTAAGTCGCGTCAATTCAGTTCCTTGCGGCATACGATACTTCACTTTGAGCGTCACCTCACGCATGTGAGTGACGATCATGAAGAAAAATAGCACCGTGAAAATCAAGTCGGGTAGGGATGCCGTGTTTAGATTCGGCACAAAATGTTGTCGCTTTCTGAAGCTGATCATGGCTTGGCTCCTTCCTCGTTTGTTTGGTATGTCTCTGCAATCCGTTGTGGACACTGTTCTAAAATGCCATTCCGTTGAGCCTCGTTGCATGCTTCGATTGCTTGCCCATATCGTTGGCGGGCCAGGCGGTTGCGCACGTTTTTATACGCAGCCATCAGCTCGTTTTGCAGGTTGAAGTAGGTTTCGTATGCCGACTCGGGTGATGCGCTTATCGATATGAGATGCTCTTTGCCCACTCTTGTGATGAATTCCTCCGTTCTGATACGCAATTCATCCATGTTGATGGGCTGTTCATTGAGCAGCAACACATTGCCTTCCGTTATTTTCAGCTCCATCAGTTTGCCCTTGTCTACCAAACTCTCTTGTTCAATCTTTTCCTGCTGTGCCGGTGGCAACTGCCTGCGCAGTCCTTTATCCACGTCCATAGAGGTGGTTACCAAGAAGAATATCAGCAGCATGAACGAGATGTCAGCCGTTGAAGTGGTGTTCAGTCCTGGGATGTCATGTCTTCTTTTCCTAATCAGCATGTTCTCTTTTTTGCTTGCGATAATATCTTGTCATGCCGAAGACCACGGCCAAGGCAGCCGCTACCAATAGGAGGATGGAGGTGTTGATGAACTGGTCGGCCATGCGAAGGAGCGTGCTGTCCGTGAAACTCTTTCCGTTAGTCATCAGCGGTTGTGTTGAACCCAATGCGAAAGTCAGGACGAGGACCATCAGCGTTCCACCCGCCACGCAGCGACTGATTAATGAAGTGGGGATGCCATTGCTTACCTTTGACTCGCTGCGTCGACGTTTTGTTTCACGTAAGATGGACCAAACACCGATGCCTACTGTCGTGACCAACAGCGTATACATAAAGAAGAGTAGGGCGGTAGTGAGTAAAGGTTCGTTGAAGTCGGGGTTCTCAACGTACGGCTGGTCATAGCCCACCAGATAGTAGAGGGCGAACAAGCAGACCGTCAGAGCTGACAAAACGTACAGCACCCACCTGGAGAGCTGTTCCGTTGAACGATGCTGTAGGTCGATGTGCTTCATTTCGATAGTTTATGCTTCATCAGTGCATCAAGCAGCGTGATGGCCGACTCTTCCATCTGTGCCGTGATATGGTCTATTTTTGACAAGATGTAATTGTAAAACACCTGTAAGATGAGGGCTACGATAATTCCGAAAATCGTGGTGATGAGTGCCACCTTCATACCCGCAGCCACGATGGTGGGACTGATGTCGCCGGCCATCTGTATCTGGTCGAACGTCATAATCATGCCAATGACCGTTCCTAAGAAACCCAACGAAGGAGCCATGGCGATGAACAGCGTAATCCACGAACAGCCTTTCTCCAGGTTGCTGGCTTGGACAGAGCCGTAAGATGCCACCGAACGTTCTATGTTCTCAATCGGTTCGTCCACACGACTTAGCCCCTCGTAGCACAGCGAGGCTACAGGTCCGCGTGTCGTTTGGCATTGTTGCTTGGCTTCTTCCAAATCCTTGCTCTCTATCTTTGTAATCACATCGGCCATGAATCGCTTGGCATCAATCTCCGACAAGCTGAGGTAAATGATGCGCTCGATGCAGAACGCCAAACCTAAGATGAGCACTAACGCCACCAGCGACATGAAGCCGGCGTTGCCTTCAATGAACTTGGTTTTCAAAAACTGGTGCACGCCACTGTTCTCTGTAGCCATGCCCATGCTGTCGGCCGTGGCCGCAAGGTCTTCGTTCATCGCAGCTTGTATGGCACTGTCGTTCTGTGCAACCGATATGGAATCGGCATTGCTGGGCTGTTGGGCTGACAAAGCCATGGTATGAACAAAGATGAAAAATGAGGCTATGAAGAGCTTGGTAAACAATATTTTCATTTTCAAGTGATCGTTTTAAGGTGCAGACGGTACGGTCTGTTTACCTTATTTTATAGTGAGGTCAAAGGTACGTATTTTGGCTAATAACGCCAAGTGATGTTCTCATAAATATCTTTAAACGCCTTCAATTCGTGCGAAAGCAACAGGACGGTATAATGCGATTTTAGTAGAATCTGATAAAAAGACAGGCTGAAGGGGCGCGTGTATCTCCGCATTCACAAGTAGGAATGGTTAATTTTGAGTATGAAGAGTTGTCAGTACGGGAGATGTCTGATTCTCAAATCTGTTGATAAGAAGTTGATATTTCTAAGCGCCTTATTATTAGCATCTTACAGAGAATTTTAATCTGATGTTTGGTGATCGTTTGCTTTGGCCTTTAATGTCTATGACTTTGGTAGTTAAACTCAATGACTTTGGTCGTTAAACTCAATGACTTTGCCCTTCAAACCCAATGACTTTGGTTATTAAACTCAATGACTTTGCGTTTTTCCTAAAATCAGTTTAAATTCCAAGCACTTTGACTTAAAGTTGGAAAAATGAAAAAAGGATGGCCTTCAAGACCATCCTT
Encoded proteins:
- a CDS encoding bifunctional UDP-N-acetylmuramoyl-tripeptide:D-alanyl-D-alanine ligase/alanine racemase, encoding MTYSIEKVTTLIGARRYGTKNAQIGFILTDSRSLCFPEETLFFALVTDRNNGHHYIPELYQRGVRNFVVSAVPVGYDKLYPEANFLKVVDTLKALQRLAERRRDEFDIPIVGITGSNGKTMVKEWLYQLLSPQFYVTRSPRSYNSQIGVPLSVWLMNEQTQVGVFEAGISKPGEMSALRDIIQPTIAVLTNLGDAHQENFGLIEDKCREKLVLFHDAETLVYPADDEIISKVITEYDYPGERLYWSMKDKEAPFFVKFVEKKETMTTVTYIYKGKEDWYSLPFIDEASVVNSIVCAIVSLHLGVTPDVLDQRMQQIEPVAMRLEVKEGQHGCTLINDSYNSDINSLDIALDFMNRRPDHQGRSRTLVLSDIDQSGREASELYREVSNFAVKRGVTKLIGIGPQLTEQQDAIKVTQKYFFPTVEAFIKSGVFHALRDEVILLKGARRFGFDRLSELLEQKVHETILEVNLNAVVDNLNHFRSFLKQSTKLVCMIKADAYGAGAVEIAKTLQDHRVDYLAVAVADEGVTLRKNGITANIMVMNPEMSSFKTLFDYDLEPEVYSFRLLEALIKAAEKEGITDYPVHIKLDTGMHRLGFDPTNDIERLIERLKHQDAIIPRSVFSHFVGSDSDDFDDFSAQQFALFDKASKQLQAAFQHKILRHMDNSAGIEHFPERQLDMCRLGLGLYGIDPRNNQVINHISTLKTTILQMRMVKAGDTVGYSRKGTIEHDSMIAAIPIGYADGLNRRLGNRHGYCLVNGQRAYYVGNICMDVAMIDVTGIDCKEGDQVEIFGDHLPVTVLSDTLETIPYEVLTGVSNRVKRVYYQD
- a CDS encoding ExbD/TolR family protein; translation: MISFRKRQHFVPNLNTASLPDLIFTVLFFFMIVTHMREVTLKVKYRMPQGTELTRLTKKSAVLYVYIGVPLSTSGTANERNVRIQLNDKFVTPDDLVDYITEERHRMSPEDLQQMTVSIKADRHVRMSTLNEVKLALRKANALRINYSATEKPSLKN
- a CDS encoding ExbD/TolR family protein, whose amino-acid sequence is MLIRKRRHDIPGLNTTSTADISFMLLIFFLVTTSMDVDKGLRRQLPPAQQEKIEQESLVDKGKLMELKITEGNVLLLNEQPINMDELRIRTEEFITRVGKEHLISISASPESAYETYFNLQNELMAAYKNVRNRLARQRYGQAIEACNEAQRNGILEQCPQRIAETYQTNEEGAKP
- a CDS encoding MotA/TolQ/ExbB proton channel family protein codes for the protein MKILFTKLFIASFFIFVHTMALSAQQPSNADSISVAQNDSAIQAAMNEDLAATADSMGMATENSGVHQFLKTKFIEGNAGFMSLVALVLILGLAFCIERIIYLSLSEIDAKRFMADVITKIESKDLEEAKQQCQTTRGPVASLCYEGLSRVDEPIENIERSVASYGSVQASNLEKGCSWITLFIAMAPSLGFLGTVIGMIMTFDQIQMAGDISPTIVAAGMKVALITTIFGIIVALILQVFYNYILSKIDHITAQMEESAITLLDALMKHKLSK